From the Montipora capricornis isolate CH-2021 chromosome 2, ASM3666992v2, whole genome shotgun sequence genome, one window contains:
- the LOC138039112 gene encoding pygopus homolog 1-like, translating to MPRQRKVPARFRDGANPDEIEGEGESSGSNPESPHKKQRKESSGSSDLASPITAPAPQHYGMPPFACTTAETTTHSLTMEGTRELSRPTDLRLDPVYPCGICKREVNDNDDAIFCETGCAQWYHRVCTGLTELAYDLLTAEENAEWVCDNCIATKSIPLVKLKS from the exons ATGCCCAGGCAGAGGAAAGTCCCTGCAAGATTCCGAG ATGGTGCTAATCCAGATGAAATAGAGGGAGAAGGAGAAAGCAGTGGATCAAACCCAGAAAGTCCACATAAGAAACAGAGAAAAGAGAGTTCAGGCTCATCAGATCTTGCCAGCCCAATCACGGCACCTGCACCCCAACACTATGGAATGCCACCATTTGCATGTACAACAGCCGAAACTACTACTCATTCACTCACCATGGag GGAACTCGAGAATTGAGCCGACCCACAGATTTACGGTTAGACCCGGTGTATCCCTGTGGTATCTGCAAACGGGAAGtaaatgacaatgatgatgctATATTCTGTGAGACAGGCTGTGCTCAGTGGTATCACCGAGTGTGTACAGGATTGACTGAACTAGCGTATGATCTGCTTACTGCTGAAGAAAATGCTGAATGGGTCTGTGATAATTGTATCGCAACTAAAAGTATTCCACTTGTCAAATTGAAGAGTTGA